From the genome of Monomorium pharaonis isolate MP-MQ-018 chromosome 2, ASM1337386v2, whole genome shotgun sequence, one region includes:
- the LOC118644426 gene encoding uncharacterized protein LOC118644426: MLIISGVPSTLSITPLTLVRNVFTKLGIPELSCHILEIRTIARESGRTVSYDRPLPVSTSVSLFVTLASVAVRDIVISRKRARRVLVQSEVCENDSGGNIYVNELLPKDIYELLKQTKHTAKKKSYHYVWVSRGRVNVRRSDGEPVIRVDSVADLDKLA; this comes from the coding sequence ATGCTTATCATATCTGGCGTGCCATCCACGTTGTCTATTACCCCTTTGACTCTCGTTCGCAATGTGTTTACGAAGCTTGGTATCCCTGAACTGTCGTGCCATATTTTAGAGATTAGGACCATTGCTCGTGAATCAGGTCGCACAGTGTCTTATGATCGTCCTTTGCCGGTCTCTACCTCCGTTTCACTCTTTGTCACTCTAGCTTCTGTTGCTGTTCGTGATATCGTTATCTCGAGGAAGCGTGCGCGTCGTGTGCTAGTGCAAAGTGAGGTTTGCGAGAACGATTCAGGCGGAAATATTTACGTGAATGAGCTGCTTCCCAAAGACATATATGAACTGCTGAAGCAAACAAAGCATACGGCCAAGAAGAAATCATATCATTATGTATGGGTCAGCAGGGGTCGTGTTAACGTCAGACGCTCGGATGGCGAACCTGTGATTCGAGTAGACTCGGTGGCTGACCTTGACAAGTTGGCTTGA